The genome window AACTCTCCATATCTAAAATTGACTAGGATCCTTTATTCAGGAATTTTCCATATATTTCAAAGATAATTTAATTTTTTCGCCTCTCATTTGCTGAACATGGGATAAATGATACACCCATATTTTGGAAATTACAATACCCAATTTAAACTTTTTTAAAATTTCTTACATCTTTCCCTTAAATACATACATTTTAGTCCTCACTGAAAATCAAAAAGCTCAGTATGGGTAACTCCATAATAGCCTCTAGTAAAGCAAATCCAAAAAATCGTTTATCAATGATACACCTTTATGCTACACATAGAAGAAACATTATTTTTATTAAAACTTTAGAAAGAAAAACTATGAAAGTTCTAACAATCGGTGGAGCAACGCGAGACCTTTTTCTGGAATGTGAGGGCACCGACATCATGACAATCAGCAGGGAAACAGAACGTCGTCATTATATGCTTTTTGAATCCGGACAAAAAATAGAAGTTGATAACATTGCATACCATACGGGTGGCGGTGGAACCAACTCAGCGGTCTCATTTGCTCGCCTCGGGTTTGATGTAGCCGCTTTCTGCTGTTTAGGTAATGATTATGACGGCAAAAAGATAACCCAGACATTAGAAGAAGAAAATGTCTCTTCAGAGTTTATCTGTATTTCCGACCAATATACAACGGGACGCTCATTCATTATTAACTCACAACAAGGTGAACGTACAATCTTTGCACATCGTGGAGCAAACAGTTTTTTAAAACTAAGTGATATCCCTAAGGACTACTTAAAAGAATGCACCCAACTCTACATTACCTCTTTAAGCAATGAATCAGCAAAGCTGCTTCCTGAAATTTGTACATTCGCCAAACAACATAATGTTCCCATAGCCATAAATCCAGGAACAAGCCAATTAAAATATGGTCTATTTACCCTTAAAGACTCACTTACAAATATTGACATACTCATCATGAACGGTGTTGAAGCAAAACTTTTCATGCTCGCGCTAACCGAAACTGACAACTCATACAAACAGGCCCTAGAAAGCTCCCATCCTCGTCCATCGAGTTACTCCGATCAAAATAGAAACGAGCCCTATCTTGTTACACAGCCACTTTTATATGAAGACTTTTGCTTTAGCACACACAAATTTTTCAAGCAAGTCATGAACTTTGGCCCCAAAATAGTTGTCATAACCAATGGCTGCAATGGGGTTTATGTAGCAGCAGAAAAAACAGTTTTTTTCTGCCCAAGCCTTGAGATTGATGTAGTAGACTCTGTCGGGGCAGGAGACTCGTTTGGATCAGCTTTTGTTGCAAGCTTGATGTACAAGCAAAGCATTGAAGACGCACTCCGTGCCGGAATCGCAAACAGCGCTTCAGTCTTATCACAATTAGGCGCAAAAACCGGACTCCTAACAAAAGACGAACTACAACAAGCAACACAAAAATTGCCTAAACAAAAAGTACAAACTTTTGACCTGTAAACTTTGATGGCCATATTCAGTTATATCAATTCCTTGATAAAGACACTCAGCAATAGAACTTACCTGTACATCACCATCTCTGATGACAAGCTTGCTATCTATCACCTACTCAGACGCAAACTGTCGCTCACCACACATAACCACCAAATAATACCTTTAAATAATACTCAAGTTTATGATGAGAAAATTTACAACCTAACAAGCCTAAAGGATTATGTTTCAACCTTTATAATCAAAAACAAACTCAACAACCCCTGTACTTTCGTCTTTATTGATACACACAGCAAAGCTATGCAACTGCTGACCCTTCAGTTAACACTTATGTTGAGCAAGGCGCCTCTTAACCTAGAATTCATAACAACAACTCCAATCATGACAAATGACAAGCCCGGCTACCTCTCTTCTTTGTCACAACAAAAAAACTTACTTCAACTACTATGTCCCTCATGGCATACCCAGATACTGCCGTGGGCTACCAGCTTTGTACTAACACTGACCATTGGCCTGACGGTATTACACAACGTCAAAAAGAACACAAAAAAGCAACATGATCAAACAATTGAATTGCTCACACAAAAGCAAACTGAGTCAGATCCATTACGCTCACAACTCTCAGCATTTCATAAAATAAAAAAAGAAAACACCGAGTTAGAGCAACGCCTGAGCAAGGCACAACGTATTAAAAAAAAGATGCTCACCCATCTGCAATTCTTGATTGATATTGCCCAACAATTGCCAGAAAGCAGTAGGCTAATCTCTCTACAAATCGGAAGAAAACAAATAGTTACAAAAAACAAAAGTACCAAGCCCCACTGTCATCACTATGACCCGACAAAAAAAGAAAGCCAAGGCGCCCTAAAAGCCAAAAAAGCTCACGCCAACACTCCCTTTCTTATTGAAGGGTATGCCGCCTCTTCAACCACACCCGCTCAATACGCAGATAATCTAGGATCGTGCAAATCCATACAATCCTGCGAACTTATAGCGGTGAAAAAACAGAAAGGAAAGTCCCGCCCAAATCAATTCCGCTACAAACTCTCTGGCAAACTTGTGGCATAAGAAACAAAATCCTCTGGAAAATCAAGCCTGATTAACGACACTTTTTATTTGTACAGCCCCATTGCTGCTTAACGTTTTTTCTGCTATCATGGTGCATGCAAATAGCATTTTGACAACACATGAAGAAGGTGCAAAATAATACAAAATGCACAGCATAAACAAAGTAAGTTTAACCCTTTTACCCAGAACGATGCTTTCAGTGCAGTAAATTCGCATACTGCAAACATCGTGCTGCAA of Campylobacterota bacterium contains these proteins:
- a CDS encoding carbohydrate kinase family protein; its protein translation is MKVLTIGGATRDLFLECEGTDIMTISRETERRHYMLFESGQKIEVDNIAYHTGGGGTNSAVSFARLGFDVAAFCCLGNDYDGKKITQTLEEENVSSEFICISDQYTTGRSFIINSQQGERTIFAHRGANSFLKLSDIPKDYLKECTQLYITSLSNESAKLLPEICTFAKQHNVPIAINPGTSQLKYGLFTLKDSLTNIDILIMNGVEAKLFMLALTETDNSYKQALESSHPRPSSYSDQNRNEPYLVTQPLLYEDFCFSTHKFFKQVMNFGPKIVVITNGCNGVYVAAEKTVFFCPSLEIDVVDSVGAGDSFGSAFVASLMYKQSIEDALRAGIANSASVLSQLGAKTGLLTKDELQQATQKLPKQKVQTFDL